In Prinia subflava isolate CZ2003 ecotype Zambia chromosome 1, Cam_Psub_1.2, whole genome shotgun sequence, the DNA window CATGGCCATGGACTGGGTGTGAGTTGCAAAGATAGTTTTTGATGACCCCTGTTGACATAATTCATCCTTCTATTCCTCAATACTAGGAAAAGCTCACAACAACCCTCTTAAGTTTCCTCTAAGATGGTTGTAAAACAAACCCCACTGTCCATGTCCAGATTTGTCTGGTACAGCCAGGAGAAACATTAGGTAAAGAAGAAAGTGGGCACATTTGGCCTGACAAATCCTCTTGGAGCGGGGCAAAGCAGCCCACAGAACTGAGTCCACATGGGCATATGCTTGTGCAGAAGGACAAACATTCCTCATGGGTCCAGAGCAAACCCAGCgctcagaggcagcagaggatgAACAGCAGTAGCAAGACATCTTCCCTTCCATTATATGATCCAGTTGCAACAGGAAAAGTCTTAGAGATAGGATTTCTTGGATTCAGAAGTGGCCACAGTCTGGGACAGTTCATGGGAGTCCCTTGGGAGGAAGGAACATACTGGGCTCAGTTATTGAGGAGCCACAGAGGGAGATGGAGCACGACGCAGTTTGTCTGCCCACAGACTGGAATGATGAGGTTGTACAGACCTGGTTTtggccagggcagtgctgccccCAGGAAGactttcaaacaaaaaaaaaataaggttgCATTGGGCTTTTAACTCAGCACAGAGGCCGGGGAGCACTGGAGGAGCACCCAATAACCACAAAGGCAAGGAGGAGGCAGAATGCCCCCATTTTCCTACTTGGAGTGAGAGGTCTGAGGGGTACCTGAGTGAGTGAAATGCTCTTCTGAGGGACGAAcaaggcagggcaaggaagaCAACTGGGCTTACCCAGGAGAGACTAAAGAGAGGAGGGAGAACGAACAGCCAAGCACTGCAAGAAGCAGCGGAGTGTCTCAGCACACATGCATGCCAAGAAGCGTGTGAGACAAAGGTGGATCCCAGGAGCGGCCAGGAGAGAGCTCAAGAGAGGCCAcgacagagaagcagcagctggctcGTCTGTGTCTCGCCGCAGGGACCCCTCACGCCCCGTGCTGCAGGACCGAGGGGGAAGAGGTGATTGCTGGTCCTGGCTGAGAAATACGGAGCAACAAGTCTCTGAGGCTGGTGCCGGCTCACTCGGGGAGCGGTCGCAGCGCACAAAGGCGAGGACCCCGACGAGAGCCGTTCCTGGCCGCGCCGGGGGTCCCGGCAGGGGCGCTGCCGCCTGCCCGCGCCGTCGGGCTAAGCCGGTGCCGAGGcagcgggcgcggggccgggacGGAGGAGAGCGGGGCTGCTCCACCGTCAGCGCTGCGGGGCGAGCTCGGGGAAACTTTAGCAAGGCGGTAGTCGCAGCACGGCGACGCCGGGAGTCACCTGCCCGGGCCGCGGCACCGTGCTGGGGACAAGGCGCAGCCCCGCGTCGCACCGAACGGCACCGGAACGGGGACCGGGAGCAAGATCGGTGCGGGCCGGGAGGGCTGCGGACCGAGCCGTGGGACGCCCCGCCACTTTCCGCCTCACTCCCCCGGGCCGAGTGCCAGGACCTCGGAGAGCTCCGTGCGGCTGGTCCGGCCGCGGCGCTCCAGTCCCGCCGTGGCGTCCCCCGTGACCGGCCGCTCTCCCGCCCCTCCTGCCCGCGGCCCGGCCGAGGCAAGCGAAGTTTGACGTCCATCCGCGAAAGCTGCGGACCGGGCCTGGGACGGAGGCGAATCGGTTCGGTTCGGCCCGGCCCGACGGGCCGGGAGCGCAGCCGAGGGCAGGTCCTGCCGCCacccgcggccgccccgccgcgccccggccccAGCGACTCTGCTCCGCGGCTGCGGTCCTGGCGAGCTCCGGCCCGCACGATCGCCGGCCCCCAGGTGCCGCTGGGACGGCGGAGAGGACCGGGCAGGTGTCCCCGAGGCTGCGGAGGGGCGGGCGAGGCGGGGCTGCTGTCCCGGGCAGGACGGGCCCGCGCCGCTCTTACCTGCAAGGCCGGGGAAGGCGTCCGGGAAGTGCAGCGGCGGCTCTGCCGGGCCCTTGTCGCGGCCCGGGGGCAGCTCCTCCGCCTCCAGCCCGTCGGCGCCGCGCCGGCAGCCGGCGTCGGGGGtggcgcggggcgggggcagctCCTGCGGTGGGTAGAAGCCGTCGGGGGGCTCGGAGAAACTGGGCAGGGCGGTGGTGAGCGCCACCATGGAGGGCACGGCCTGGCCCAGGCTGGCGCAGAAGGTGTTGGTGAGGCGGCCGGCGAAGGAAGCGAGCGGGGCCAGCGGCGGCAGCCCCGACTGCAGCGGGGCGTGGGACAGCGCCTGCGGTAGCACCAGCGGCCGGTACGGCATGAACATGGGGTACCCGGTGTACAGCAGGTGCccggagcgcggcggcggcgtCCCGATGAGCGAGTCGATGGAGAAGGCGGTCCCCTGGCCGCCGGGTCTCTGCATGGCGAGCGGGCGCCTCCGGCTCAGCCGGCACCAACTTTCCGGCGAGCTCGGGCCGCCGCCAACTCGCCGCGatcccgccgccgccgggccccgccgccgccgccgcggccccggccccggcccgcgccCTCCGCCTCCCGTGGGCTCCGGCGCCCGGCGAGAgctgccgcccgcccgcccgctcGCTGGCTCGGCGCGGCGGAGTGGAGGCGCGCTCGgagccgcccgcccgccccgccgcgggggggccgggccgggccgccgaggggaggggaggaggggaggggaggggaggcgTGCGGGGGTGTCGCCCTCTGCTCTCATCCATCTTCTGCACATCACGGTCGAGTTCCTCCTTCAGCGCCCGCtccggcggggcagggcggccCGCTCCCCCGGCGCGGCCGGCCCCTGGGAAGGCGCCTCCCCCTCCCGCCTCATCAGCTGTTATTAATGGTGATTGATGATTAGCAATTACGGGGCCAGGACAAGGGTGCTTTTGTAGGGACGGGACGGGACAGGACGgggccgctccgctccgctccgcaCGGCCCTCTCCGGGCCCGATCCTCCCCGGAGAGACCCCGGCCCACGGACGGGGAgagccggccccgctccgcccggcACTGCCCCGGCTCCCGCAGCCGCACCGGGCTGGCCCTCCCGGCCGCTGCTGACGGCCGAGCCCGCGGGGAGTGGCCCCGAGGCGGCGGCAAAGGGCGGGCTCCAGCGCCCCGACGGGACCGGCCCTGGCCAGGCAGCGGCAGCCCCGTGCCagggccgtgccgtgccgtgcctgtgccgtgccgtgccgtgtCCGCAGACCGCCCGCCGCCGAACGGGGCGCGGGGGGCAACCGCGGGGCAGGGTCGGGAATGCCTCTTTCTCGGAGCCTGGCCAGCTCGGAGCGGAGTCTTCGTGAGACCGACGGGCTCgggcgccgcggggccgggcaggtTGCGGCGCCTCCCGCGGACGCACTCGGGTCAGGGTGGGAGAGGTGCGTGTGTGTCCTGAAATGccgcctctgctgctcccccgCGGCCCCGACGCCGCTCGTCCCCTGGGTGACggccggcggccccggcgcatcgcttcctctgcagagcaggcgAGACCCGTGCCCGTCGAAAGCTCCCGAGCCGCGGCTCCGCGGTGCTCTGTGTCCGGAGAAACATCGCCTGCCCCTTGTGGGGAGTCCCCACGCTAAAACAGAGGGCCTTCTGCCCCCAGCTCGGCATTTGGGTTGTCCTCTGTCTGTAGAGAGCTGCTCACCAGACCTGCAATAGGCAAACTGAAGCCCTGCTTCGGAAGAATATCAGGATTTTTAAAGTGCTTGGAAGCCAAGAAATGCAAGCTGAAGTCGTGTCTGCTCACTCCAACTGTAGTTTCAGTGGAGCAGTGACACTCcagacctgcagctcccacctaGGGGTGTTTGTCTCCTCAAGCCCCCCAGGTGTTCCTGCCTGCGTCCCCCTGTGACCAAGGAcgcagcacccctgggtgctgagCTGTCCAGGCTCCCTGGTGGCATCGATATCTGCATAAACACATGGACTGCTCCACCACCACCTTCTGTTCTCCCTCAGGAGGTGAGGAACACcattttgaagtgttttctgtGGGACATGACAGCCCAGCCATGGAGCTGGACACTCGGATCCTGTGTGAAGCATTTCAGTGAGGCAAAATGCACCCACTCTGCTGGGTGGGGTGCTCAGCCTTCCTCCACCAAACAGGCACAATCTGATTCCCCAGGGCCCAGGTATGACATCACACAGCCTCCtctttctttcatgtcttttgTACCTTTTTCTGTGGTACACCCTTGTGGTCCCAAAGAATTGTGCCTCTACAGCAAGAACGGCCCTGCTCCAAGTCAGGAAAATGGGTGTGGAGAAGTGAATGGTAAAATAATCATCCAGGCTCAAATATTGAATGATAAATCTGAGGCCTGGCATAGGGGATCCCTGTCACCACTCTGATGCAGACACCTCCTGCCTGGGATCGCTGGGAGAGTGAGAGATTCTCGTCTTTGCAGATCACTGACTGCCTGTGGCCCCTAGTCCAGGATTAGAGCCCCAATTCCATGCTGGGAAGGAACATGGCAATGACAAGCACTTGGATGAATCCCACCAGAGACCAGTTGTGACACAATAAGGGACAtgtctccagagctgc includes these proteins:
- the GBX1 gene encoding LOW QUALITY PROTEIN: homeobox protein GBX-1 (The sequence of the model RefSeq protein was modified relative to this genomic sequence to represent the inferred CDS: inserted 2 bases in 1 codon), with the protein product MDESRGRHPRTPPLPSPPXPSPRRPGPAPPRRGGRAAPSAPPLRRAEPASGRAGGSSRRAPEPTGGGGRGPGPGPRRRRRGPAAAGSRRVGGGPSSPESWCRLSRRRPLAMQRPGGQGTAFSIDSLIGTPPPRSGHLLYTGYPMFMPYRPLVLPQALSHAPLQSGLPPLAPLASFAGRLTNTFCASLGQAVPSMVALTTALPSFSEPPDGFYPPQELPPPRATPDAGCRRGADGLEAEELPPGRDKGPAEPPLHFPDAFPGLADGKAYSSDEEKLEVKSAATPCSEREEESSAGESEEEPFLDGAAASTGLGAKGKGKGGPAAEQPPPGAGAGKSRRRRTAFTSEQLLELEKEFHCKKYLSLTERSQIAHALKLSEVQVKIWFQNRRAKWKRIKAGNVSNRSGEPVRNPKIVVPIPVHVNRFAVRSQHQQIEQGARP